A genome region from Triticum aestivum cultivar Chinese Spring chromosome 2B, IWGSC CS RefSeq v2.1, whole genome shotgun sequence includes the following:
- the LOC123045118 gene encoding probable LRR receptor-like serine/threonine-protein kinase RPK1, giving the protein MAFHRQRTLCFTTIVTLFLLHHIAAASSSLVQEHDRSALLQLMNGLSSGCGDVPGYWSPDSGVQHCSWKEVRCDMRSRVVAISLPSQPSRRLAGVLSPAVAGLTDLKVLSLPSRGLRGEIPGALWRLQNLEVLNLAGNSLRGSLPAIFPKGLQSLDLSGNQLSGRIPPGLGDCSRLRRLRMSSNSLDGFIPPQIGRLAELRVLELSGNRLAGGVPPELRHCSYLVKMDLSRNLLHGQVPSSILKELKKLRFLSLAGNNFSGEIPSGLGQLRSLRVLNLSSNSLSGVVPIDLVALRDHTVLLLDGNLLPAKVSAPMPSPQMDEISQVTADSSGVGPPPHSAEVFTVTPQYKSTWVLTEANRGTPPDGSGNVGHLKTIEIVAIALVLVVIVALLVVATIYVFKRRRRTPRQPRRTGTGAGTSAGTRREREVKVFDGVDIGASLTYEAIVRATGNFNASNCIGFGGFGATYKAEVAPGVLVAVKRLSIGRQHGAKQFQAEVETLGRRRHPNLVTLMGYHISDQETFLIYNYLPGGNLERFIQERTKRQIGWRVLHKIALDIAHALAFMHDECSPRILHRDVKPSNILLDNDFNAYLSDFGLAKLLRNSQTHTTTSVAGTFGYVAPEYAMTCRVSDKADVYSYGVLLLELISDKKVLDPSFSPYGNGFNIISWANKLIQSGRVSEFFVEGLWNKAPHDDLVEIMNLGVLCTVESLSSRPKMKHVVRRLRELRPPSY; this is encoded by the coding sequence ATGGCCTTCCATCGCCAGAGAACACTCTGCTTCACAACCATTGTCACCTTATTCCTCCTCCACCATATCGCCGCCGCTTCCTCCTCGCTAGTCCAAGAACATGATAGGTCGGCTCTCCTCCAACTCATGAACGGACTCTCCTCCGGCTGCGGCGACGTCCCTGGCTACTGGTCACCGGACTCAGGCGTTCAACACTGCTCCTGGAAGGAGGTGAGATGCGACATGCGGTCCCGGGTTGTCGCCATCTCCCTCCCTTCCCAACCCAGCAGGCGCCTCGCCGGGGTGTTGTCACCGGCGGTGGCAGGCCTCACCGATCTCAAAGTACTTTCTCTACCTTCCCGAGGGCTCCGCGGAGAGATACCTGGTGCGTTATGGCGGCTGCAGAACCTGGAGGTCCTCAACCTCGCGGGCAACTCCCTCCGCGGCTCCCTTCCGGCCATCTTCCCCAAGGGGCTGCAGAGTTTGGACCTTTCTGGCAACCAGCTCTCCGGGAGAATCCCTCCTGGTCTCGGGGACTGCTCGCGGCTCCGGCGGCTCCGGATGTCTTCCAATTCGCTGGATGGTTTCATCCCTCCGCAGATTGGGAGGCTTGCCGAGTTGCGGGTCTTGGAATTGTCCGGGAACAGACTAGCCGGTGGCGTTCCGCCGGAGCTCCGGCATTGCAGTTACCTTGTCAAGATGGACCTCAGCAGAAATTTACTCCATGGGCAAGTGCCTTCCTCCATTCTCAAGGAGCTCAAGAAGTTGAGGTTTCTGTCATTAGCTGGGAACAATTTCAGTGGTGAGATACCATCCGGTCTGGGTCAGCTGAGATCACTCAGGGTGCTAAATTTGTCCTCAAATTCTCTGTCAGGAGTGGTTCCCATTGATCTCGTGGCACTGAGAGATCACACCGTTCTACTCCTTGACGGTAATCTGCTCCCTGCGAAGGTTTCCGCTCCTATGCCATCACCTCAAATGGATGAGATTTCCCAAGTGACAGCTGATAGTTCAGGGGTAGGTCCACCACCCCACTCTGCTGAAGTATTTACAGTCACCCCCCAATACAAAAGCACCTGGGTACTTACCGAGGCAAACCGAGGCACCCCGCCTGATGGCAGCGGCAATGTTGGTCATCTGAAGACCATAGAGATTGTTGCAATAGCTTTGGTGTTAGTCGTCATTGTTGCCCTTTTAGTTGTGGCCACCATATACGTTTTCAAAAGGAGAAGACGGACCCCGAGACAACCAAGGCGCACTGGCACTGGCGCTGGCACTAGCGCTGGCACTAGAAGGGAGAGGGAGGTGAAGGTTTTTGATGGCGTTGACATTGGAGCTTCCCTAACTTATGAGGCAATTGTCCGGGCCACTGGAAATTTTAACGCAAGCAACTGCATCGGCTTTGGCGGCTTTGGCGCGACGTATAAAGCTGAGGTTGCACCTGGGGTTTTGGTGGCAGTAAAGAGGCTTTCTATTGGGAGGCAACACGGTGCCAAGCAGTTCCAAGCAGAAGTTGAAACCCTTGGGCGGCGTCGCCATCCTAATCTTGTCACTCTCATGGGGTACCATATCAGTGACCAAGAGACATTCCTGATATACAACTATTTGCCAGGTGGAAACTTGGAGAGGTTCATACAGGAGAGAACTAAGAGGCAAATTGGTTGGAGAGTGCTCCACAAAATTGCTCTGGATATTGCTCATGCTCTTGCTTTCATGCATGATGAGTGCTCCCCCCGCATTCTGCACCGAGAtgttaagccaagcaacatatTGCTCGACAATGACTTCAATGCATATCTCTCCGATTTTGGATTAGCAAAACTTCTTCGCAACTCACAAACTCATACAACCACAAGTGTTGCTGGTACTTTTGGTTATGTCGCGCCGGAGTATGCAATGACATGCCGTGTGTCTGATAAAGCAGATGTTTATAGCTATGGGGTTCTGCTTCTTGAACTGATCTCGGATAAGAAAGTACTGGATCCATCGTTCTCTCCATATGGAAATGGTTTCAACATTATTAGCTGGGCTAATAAGCTAATCCAAAGCGGTAGAGTTTCCGAGTTCTTCGTTGAGGGCTTGTGGAATAAGGCCCCACATGATGACCTGGTTGAGATTATGAACCTGGGGGTCCTGTGCACTGTGGAGTCTCTTTCTTCTAGGCCCAAAATGAAACATGTTGTTCGCCGTCTAAGAGAACTCCGTCCGCCTTCTTACTAG